The genomic region TTCACCCTCGAATTTCACCCCCTCTTCGAGATAGATCGTCTCAGGCAACTGCATAATAACTCCCGCATCCATCCACGTGCGGCGGAGCCGATCCATCATAATCATCTCGGCTTGTGTGAGATCGTTTTTGGAATTGACTCCCTTAAACTCTACCTCTTCGACATAGAGAGGTGCAATGGATAGACCGTCATTTCGCGCCATCTCAATGACGTCGGTGAGGTAGTATTCCCCTTGGGCATTGGCGTTTGAAAGACGGGGGATATAGGTTTGCAGTACGTGATGTTTGAACGCATAAACCCCCGCATTGACGGTGTTGATCGCTTTTTCGCTCTCCGAAGCATCTTTCTCTTCGACAATACGCAATACTTGGTTGTTTTCGATGACGACACGCCCATATCCTGATGGATTATCGAGGGGGATAACGGACATTACGATGTCGGCTGGATTGGCGAGGAATTTTTCGATAGAGGTGCGCGCAACTAAAGGCATGTCACCGTTTAGAACCAAAACATCCTCATAGCGAGGTTTGACCCCCATCATCGCTCCCCCTGTTCCGGGGAAGTTTTCGGCATCTTGGGTAACAAATATCAATCCTGCGAAATGCTTTTCCATAGCCGCAGTGACAGCTTCTTTTTGGTGGGCGACGACGACGATGACATCATCGGTGATCTCTCGTGCGGCCTTGATACTGTAGTAGAGCATCTCACGTCCACAAATCTCATGGAGTACTTTAGCTTTCGGTGATTTCATCCGAGATCCCTTACCGGCGGCTAAAATGACAATAGAGAGAGAATAAGACATGCATGCTCCAAAAAAATAGATTTCTTATTTTAGCAGATTTTCACTACAATCATCTTAGGTTTATAGTAAGGGTAAAAAGTAATGAGTATAGAAGCACACCAAAATATCTCTATGCCGCCTCTGATGTATGGGACAGCATGGAAAGAAGAGAGAACTGCCGATCTTGTCGAAATGGCGGTAAAAAGCGGGTTTCGCGGGATTGATACCGCTTGTCAGCCCAAGCACTACAATGAAGCGGGAGTCGGGGAGGCGTTGCGCAGATTATTTGAACAGGGATTCTCTCGCAATGAACTTTTTATCCAAACAAAATTCACCCCTCTTAGTGGTCAAGATCCACAACGTATCCCCTATGATCCTCGTGCAGAGTTAGAGATTCAGGTGGTACAATCGTATCAACGCTCTTTGGATAATCTGGGAGTAGAGTTTATCAATTCATTGGTTTTACACTCTCCACTTTTTCCCTATTCGCAACTTATCCGTGTATGGAACGCGATGGAAGAGAGTGTATCTCATGGTGGAGTGGGGCAAATTGGGATTAGCAACTGTTATGATCTTGAGCTGTTGCAACGACTCTATAGGGATGCGACGATCAAACCTTCTGTGGTACAAAACCGTTTTTATCAAGAATCCGATTATGACAAAGAACTTCGTGAATGGTGCAATGAGATGGGGATACGCTATCAGAGTTTTTGGAGTTTGACGGCGAACCCACATATTTTGAGAAATGAGATTATCATCACTTTAGGAGAAAAATATAGCCAAACCCCTGCACAGATATGGTATCGATATCTCCATCAATGTAACATCGTCCCATTGATTGGTTCAACCTCTCAACATCATATAAACGAAGATTTACGTATTTTTGATTTTACATTGAGCGATGATGAGGTAGAAACGATTACATCGCTTTTATAACACCTTTAAATTAGAATTAGAGTAAGTGTGTGCTATTATCTACTCTTTAATTTCGGGAGCGTTATTTGGGCCGTATAGCAGTTATCTTTTTTTTATTTCCATTGCTTCTTTGGGGGGCTAATTCACCCGTTCCGGCGATGAGTTTTAATCTTGGAGCTCCCGATACACCGCAACAAATGGTGAGTTCACTCAACGTATTGTTGATGCTCACGATTCTTTTCCTCGCACCGAGTTTGGTGCTGGTCATGACTACTTTTACCCGTTTTGTCATTGTTTTTGGTTTTTT from Sulfuricurvum sp. harbors:
- a CDS encoding aldo/keto reductase, with amino-acid sequence MSIEAHQNISMPPLMYGTAWKEERTADLVEMAVKSGFRGIDTACQPKHYNEAGVGEALRRLFEQGFSRNELFIQTKFTPLSGQDPQRIPYDPRAELEIQVVQSYQRSLDNLGVEFINSLVLHSPLFPYSQLIRVWNAMEESVSHGGVGQIGISNCYDLELLQRLYRDATIKPSVVQNRFYQESDYDKELREWCNEMGIRYQSFWSLTANPHILRNEIIITLGEKYSQTPAQIWYRYLHQCNIVPLIGSTSQHHINEDLRIFDFTLSDDEVETITSLL
- the glmU gene encoding bifunctional UDP-N-acetylglucosamine diphosphorylase/glucosamine-1-phosphate N-acetyltransferase GlmU; the protein is MSYSLSIVILAAGKGSRMKSPKAKVLHEICGREMLYYSIKAAREITDDVIVVVAHQKEAVTAAMEKHFAGLIFVTQDAENFPGTGGAMMGVKPRYEDVLVLNGDMPLVARTSIEKFLANPADIVMSVIPLDNPSGYGRVVIENNQVLRIVEEKDASESEKAINTVNAGVYAFKHHVLQTYIPRLSNANAQGEYYLTDVIEMARNDGLSIAPLYVEEVEFKGVNSKNDLTQAEMIMMDRLRRTWMDAGVIMQLPETIYLEEGVKFEGECIVENGVRLCGETLISNSHIKAHSVIEESIVKNSDVGPLAHLRPLSVLENTHIGNFVEVKKSTLTGVKAGHLSYLGDATIDEGTNIGAGTITCNYDGVKKYQTIIGKNVFVGSDTQLVAPVEIADNVMIAAGTTVTAGKYESDILILSRTPIRKVAGFFTKFFGKGK